In Saccharicrinis fermentans DSM 9555 = JCM 21142, a genomic segment contains:
- a CDS encoding helix-turn-helix and ligand-binding sensor domain-containing protein produces the protein MKITYYITIVTLILSYSGSFGRNTSLEPFVINYNRSEYKAMSQNWAVAFDDIGRAYFGNSGGVLEFDGNNWLLHQHKSKSAIRSLFFDKDSKRLYSGCYEDFGYWKRDSLGVLSYTSLADQLPSFSFSGERIWSIVKYKHEILFQSFRSIFTYNTLNKEVKFIDPAGEILFLNLVHNKVYTWVSGRGIVSYDQGKFTTINDSKITLQSSIRFFLPNPRGIIVGEGKTGLHILKDGILKPWHCEANHVLKSLDVNSALVIDSSTYAIGTLKGGLYLINDDGIILKHLDRQSKLENNTVLGMNTDPSGDLWLAMDNGISHIDLNSPVHYNIDLDYAPSAIYSVIEHHDYVYVGTNNGVFYARFQHNLAQLNFQDLKPLTGIYGHIWKLDILNNELLCGNNDGIYKINKGTAKALSISSGGTDFKTFHHGGEEWLMESTYYKIRLHKRENQQWVFSHFVDGFQGSCRFIEMDHAGYIWISHEIKGLYRIQLSDDLRSAVSIDSFGIKNGLPTDYGLNVFKINNRVVVTTGEEIYTYDDLNDKMLPYNKLNKALGRFKQAVRIINADRNLFWVITANEAALVQNNADSTIIKQTLTLNRPYSFPDKYQNISINDKASVLCLENGIAVLPINNIDSSMHLPLVISAINNPERGRNTKKLLTLKSDTPIQLKNKNNSLEFSLTAVNFGPNKVNYQYRVVNLLDAWIDNRTENAITINDIPAGKYTFQAMAVYSDGKSSKIVEYPFEVLQPWYASRTGILSMIAIMIGSIVFLLLFNHRLIKLRTSEIEQKHEDQHKQNKSTIAQLREDVLKKELENLQGKLTVSANALVEKDKSIKTIKNELHQIYKKLEGRFPQRDYHKIVKVIDSQMTQKRDMLNFEQHFAASQSGFYDKLKQKHPGLSPADLRLCSLLKMNMNSKEIAVLLGITVRSVEVSRYRLRKKMGLKAEENLTSKIMEF, from the coding sequence ATGAAAATAACATATTACATAACGATCGTTACGCTTATTCTTTCTTATTCCGGGTCTTTTGGTCGGAACACATCGCTGGAACCATTTGTCATCAATTACAATCGTTCGGAATACAAGGCCATGAGTCAAAATTGGGCTGTAGCCTTCGACGATATTGGCAGGGCTTACTTTGGCAATTCCGGAGGTGTGCTGGAGTTCGATGGAAACAATTGGCTACTACACCAACACAAGTCAAAATCGGCCATAAGATCTCTCTTTTTTGACAAAGACAGTAAACGCTTATACTCTGGCTGTTACGAAGACTTTGGTTACTGGAAGAGGGATAGTCTAGGCGTTTTATCCTATACATCACTAGCCGATCAGCTTCCTTCCTTCTCATTTTCGGGCGAGCGCATTTGGAGTATCGTAAAATACAAGCATGAAATTCTTTTTCAATCATTTCGATCGATATTCACGTACAACACTTTAAACAAAGAAGTCAAGTTCATTGATCCGGCAGGTGAAATATTATTTCTGAACCTGGTGCACAACAAAGTATATACCTGGGTGAGCGGCAGGGGAATCGTAAGCTATGACCAGGGTAAATTTACCACCATCAATGATTCTAAAATCACCTTACAATCAAGCATTAGATTTTTCCTCCCCAACCCAAGAGGTATCATTGTAGGGGAAGGAAAAACAGGCTTACACATATTAAAAGATGGTATACTAAAACCTTGGCATTGCGAAGCCAACCACGTACTCAAATCGCTGGATGTAAACTCTGCATTGGTCATCGACAGTAGCACTTACGCCATCGGAACCCTCAAAGGTGGTTTATATTTGATCAATGATGACGGCATTATATTAAAGCATCTGGATCGCCAATCAAAACTAGAAAACAACACTGTATTAGGCATGAACACAGACCCCAGTGGAGATTTATGGTTAGCAATGGACAATGGCATCTCTCATATAGACCTCAATTCACCCGTACATTATAACATCGATCTGGACTATGCGCCTTCCGCCATTTACTCTGTTATTGAACACCACGACTACGTATATGTGGGTACAAATAACGGCGTTTTCTACGCACGCTTCCAGCATAACCTTGCGCAACTCAACTTTCAAGATCTTAAACCATTGACAGGCATTTACGGTCACATTTGGAAGCTGGATATATTAAATAACGAACTACTGTGTGGCAATAACGACGGTATATATAAAATTAACAAAGGTACAGCCAAGGCTTTATCCATCAGCTCAGGGGGAACGGATTTCAAGACCTTTCATCACGGGGGAGAAGAATGGCTGATGGAATCAACTTATTATAAAATCCGACTTCACAAACGAGAGAACCAGCAATGGGTATTTTCGCACTTTGTAGATGGCTTTCAAGGCTCTTGCCGTTTTATAGAGATGGATCACGCCGGTTATATATGGATCAGCCACGAAATCAAAGGCTTGTACAGAATACAACTCTCTGACGACCTAAGATCAGCGGTTTCCATCGATTCGTTTGGCATAAAAAACGGACTACCTACAGATTATGGATTGAATGTTTTTAAGATCAACAACAGAGTCGTTGTAACCACTGGAGAAGAAATTTACACATACGACGACCTGAATGACAAGATGTTGCCATACAACAAATTAAATAAAGCATTGGGCAGGTTTAAGCAAGCTGTTAGAATAATCAATGCCGACAGAAATCTTTTTTGGGTCATCACCGCCAATGAAGCAGCACTCGTGCAAAACAATGCAGACAGCACGATAATCAAGCAAACGCTAACCCTGAACAGACCTTATTCTTTTCCAGACAAATATCAGAACATTTCAATCAACGACAAAGCAAGTGTACTTTGTCTTGAAAATGGAATTGCGGTTCTTCCAATCAACAATATTGATTCCTCCATGCACCTACCACTGGTCATCTCCGCCATTAACAATCCAGAAAGAGGGCGCAACACAAAGAAGTTACTTACATTAAAAAGCGATACCCCCATTCAATTAAAAAACAAAAACAATTCACTTGAATTTAGCTTAACAGCAGTAAACTTTGGTCCCAATAAAGTTAATTACCAATACCGAGTTGTGAACCTCTTGGATGCATGGATCGATAACAGGACCGAAAACGCCATCACCATCAATGACATTCCCGCAGGCAAATATACCTTTCAGGCAATGGCTGTTTATTCTGACGGAAAATCATCCAAGATAGTAGAATATCCTTTCGAAGTGTTACAGCCATGGTATGCATCCAGGACGGGAATACTTTCAATGATCGCAATAATGATCGGTTCCATTGTATTTCTATTACTGTTCAACCACCGTTTGATAAAATTACGCACCTCCGAAATTGAGCAAAAACACGAAGACCAGCACAAACAAAATAAATCTACCATTGCACAGTTACGCGAAGATGTACTAAAGAAAGAATTAGAGAACCTGCAAGGCAAACTTACAGTATCAGCCAATGCATTGGTGGAGAAGGACAAATCAATCAAGACCATCAAAAATGAACTCCATCAAATCTATAAGAAGCTTGAAGGCCGATTTCCACAACGCGACTATCATAAAATTGTTAAGGTGATTGACAGTCAGATGACCCAAAAAAGAGATATGCTGAATTTCGAACAACACTTTGCTGCATCACAAAGTGGCTTCTACGATAAGCTCAAACAAAAGCACCCCGGATTATCACCGGCTGATTTACGCTTATGTTCGCTTCTTAAGATGAACATGAACTCCAAAGAAATAGCTGTTTTATTGGGAATAACAGTCAGAAGTGTAGAAGTAAGCAGATATAGATTACGAAAAAAAATGGGACTAAAAGCCGAAGAAAACTTAACCTCTAAAATAATGGAATTTTAA
- a CDS encoding IS1634 family transposase: MYFKVSMRKNPETGVYSGYYRLVESYRNEDGRVCHRTMVNAGYLDDLNADQLVIIQKLITEKAENCNNPLFTYQESDDSLVNKYVDEFYDILVAKKKIDIVSKTNKKQQANKGKDIQNIDVNSIKNKDVREIGSEWMCHQALEQLQFGGFLEKQGWSDHDINLAKTHLISRAVYPASELKTSKWIKENSSVCEITGTDIGKVTKDKLYRISNKLYEVKEALENHLSVRTNELFDIKDKIVLYDLTNTYFEGRKEHSSIAKFGRSKEKRSDAKLVVLALVINVEGFIKYSSILEGNMADSKTLEGMINNLRVKTSTSSKKALVVIDAGIATDDNLKMIASKGYDYLCVSRVHLTKYTIDANAKTVSVYDNKKRKIELCRVKSERNNDYYLKVKSEAKKLKERSMNEQFQARFEEGLRKINESLSKKGGVKRLDKVHERIGRLKQKYPSIQRYYNIEVNALAEEKGTRGKKTQKHPLASSIEWSVKENIEINARSGIYFLRTSLENYDEDVLWSFYNTIREIEASFRVLKTDLDLRPIYHKTDSSTMAHLHLGLLAYWVVNTIRYQLKSKGINHGWKEIVRIMNTQKAVTTTAQNVEDQTISIRRCSEPNEKVKQLYDALKYKYAPFTRKKSVVHKMKIKKSQVATKQESPPI, from the coding sequence ATGTATTTCAAAGTATCCATGCGCAAAAATCCAGAAACTGGAGTTTACTCTGGTTATTATCGATTGGTTGAGAGCTACCGCAACGAAGACGGTAGGGTATGCCACCGCACCATGGTCAATGCCGGATACTTAGATGATTTGAATGCAGATCAATTAGTTATAATACAAAAGCTTATCACAGAAAAGGCCGAAAACTGCAATAACCCTTTGTTCACTTATCAAGAAAGTGACGATAGCCTCGTAAATAAGTATGTTGATGAGTTTTACGATATTCTGGTAGCTAAGAAAAAAATTGACATTGTTTCAAAAACAAACAAAAAACAACAGGCAAACAAAGGCAAGGATATTCAAAATATTGATGTCAATAGCATCAAAAATAAAGATGTCCGCGAAATTGGTTCAGAGTGGATGTGCCACCAGGCATTGGAACAACTCCAGTTTGGAGGCTTTCTTGAAAAACAAGGATGGAGCGACCACGATATAAATCTGGCAAAAACACATCTTATTAGCCGAGCCGTATATCCTGCATCCGAACTTAAAACAAGTAAATGGATAAAAGAAAACTCATCGGTATGCGAAATTACGGGAACCGACATAGGAAAAGTTACTAAAGATAAGCTGTATCGGATTTCCAATAAATTATATGAAGTAAAAGAAGCTTTGGAAAACCACCTTTCTGTCAGAACCAACGAACTATTCGACATTAAGGACAAAATCGTATTGTACGATCTTACCAATACTTATTTTGAAGGACGAAAAGAACACAGCAGTATAGCGAAATTTGGCCGGAGCAAGGAGAAACGGAGCGATGCAAAGTTGGTGGTGCTTGCCTTGGTGATAAATGTAGAAGGGTTTATAAAATATTCATCCATACTTGAAGGTAATATGGCCGATTCAAAAACACTTGAAGGCATGATCAACAATCTTCGGGTAAAAACATCCACATCATCAAAAAAAGCATTGGTGGTAATCGATGCGGGGATAGCCACGGATGACAACCTGAAAATGATTGCCTCAAAAGGATATGATTATTTGTGCGTAAGCCGTGTACACCTTACTAAATACACTATTGATGCAAATGCAAAAACGGTATCAGTTTACGATAATAAAAAACGTAAAATTGAATTGTGCCGGGTTAAATCAGAAAGAAACAATGATTATTACCTCAAAGTAAAAAGCGAAGCAAAAAAGCTGAAGGAGCGTTCGATGAACGAGCAGTTCCAAGCTAGGTTCGAAGAAGGACTTCGAAAAATTAACGAAAGCCTGAGCAAAAAAGGAGGCGTAAAACGCTTGGATAAAGTTCATGAACGCATAGGTCGGTTAAAGCAGAAATACCCATCGATACAAAGATATTATAATATTGAAGTCAATGCCCTTGCGGAAGAAAAAGGTACAAGGGGCAAGAAGACACAAAAGCATCCACTTGCCTCGTCAATAGAATGGTCTGTAAAAGAAAACATTGAAATCAATGCTCGTAGTGGAATATATTTTCTGCGCACTTCACTTGAAAACTATGATGAAGATGTTTTATGGAGTTTTTACAATACCATCCGGGAGATTGAAGCTTCTTTTCGAGTTTTAAAAACCGATCTTGATTTACGCCCAATTTATCACAAAACCGATTCAAGTACAATGGCTCATCTGCACCTTGGGTTGTTGGCATATTGGGTAGTGAATACAATCAGGTATCAACTAAAAAGTAAAGGGATAAACCATGGATGGAAAGAAATCGTCCGCATAATGAATACACAAAAGGCGGTTACAACAACTGCTCAAAACGTAGAGGATCAAACTATTTCAATAAGACGTTGCTCTGAGCCTAACGAAAAAGTAAAACAATTATATGATGCTCTGAAATACAAATATGCTCCCTTTACCCGAAAAAAATCTGTAGTACACAAAATGAAAATAAAAAAATCGCAAGTGGCTACAAAACAAGAATCTCCGCCAATTTAG
- a CDS encoding amidophosphoribosyltransferase, giving the protein MSDQIKHECGFVLIRLRKPLEYYKEKYGTWMYGLHKLYLLMEKQHNRGQDGAGVVSLKLDQKSGTKYLSRQRSNKQNPIQEVFKRINMAMGKIDGSSTELMKDPEWAKQNLPFCGELYLGHLRYGTFGRSSIDYVHPVMRENNWRSRNLVLAGNFNLTNVDEIFENLEDLGQHPKDFTDTVTMLENVGHFLDEENQLLFRQYKNEGYTNREISHKIETDLDVRKILERSSRRWDGGYVIAGMFGHGDSFVARDPWGIRPASYYLDDEVVVVASERAVIQTAMNVAIRDVQELKPGHALIVKKNGEVSEELVRVPQERRSCSFERIYFSRGSDKYIYQERKKLGKLLAPTLLKMVDYDLEKTVFSYIPNTAETAFYGMIEGVRDACDKIKIEKIKKLGSDITDEKLEKIMQVEPRFEKMAIKDVKMRTFIADDESRDDLVAHVYDVTYGIVKNQEDTLVVIDDSIVRGTTLKKSILKILDRLHPKKIIIVSSAPQIRYPDCYGIDMAKLGDFCAFRAAIELLKDRGMKNIIDDVYKKCKEQQNLPKEEIVNYVCEIYKPFSPQEVSDKIAEMLKPHDIDAEVSIVYQSVENLHKACPNDKGDWYFTGNYPTPGGNKVVNTSFINFMEGRNARAY; this is encoded by the coding sequence ATGAGCGATCAAATTAAGCATGAATGCGGTTTCGTATTAATAAGATTACGTAAACCACTGGAGTATTACAAAGAAAAGTACGGGACTTGGATGTATGGACTCCATAAGCTGTATTTACTAATGGAAAAACAGCACAACAGAGGGCAAGATGGCGCGGGAGTGGTAAGCTTAAAACTTGATCAAAAATCCGGAACAAAATATTTATCCAGACAACGTTCCAATAAGCAAAACCCTATCCAGGAGGTTTTTAAACGAATCAACATGGCCATGGGTAAAATTGATGGCAGCTCCACTGAATTAATGAAAGATCCAGAATGGGCAAAACAAAATCTACCCTTCTGTGGAGAACTATACCTGGGACATCTTCGCTATGGTACTTTTGGAAGAAGCAGCATTGATTACGTTCATCCGGTGATGCGTGAAAATAACTGGCGATCAAGAAACTTAGTATTAGCTGGCAACTTTAACCTAACGAATGTGGATGAAATTTTTGAAAACCTGGAAGACCTAGGTCAACACCCCAAAGATTTTACCGATACAGTGACCATGCTCGAAAATGTGGGTCATTTTTTAGACGAAGAGAACCAACTACTATTCAGACAATATAAAAACGAAGGTTATACCAACCGTGAAATCTCCCACAAAATAGAAACCGATCTTGATGTGCGAAAAATACTGGAACGCTCCAGTCGCAGATGGGATGGTGGTTATGTGATCGCTGGTATGTTTGGGCACGGCGACTCTTTTGTTGCACGTGATCCATGGGGCATCCGTCCTGCATCCTATTATCTCGATGATGAAGTGGTGGTGGTGGCCTCTGAGAGAGCTGTCATTCAAACAGCCATGAATGTTGCCATACGCGACGTTCAGGAATTAAAACCCGGTCATGCCCTCATCGTTAAAAAGAATGGAGAAGTATCAGAAGAGTTAGTGCGCGTTCCTCAGGAACGTAGATCCTGCTCCTTCGAAAGAATTTATTTTTCAAGAGGAAGTGACAAATACATCTACCAGGAAAGAAAGAAATTAGGAAAGTTACTCGCACCTACCTTATTAAAAATGGTAGACTACGATCTTGAAAAAACGGTATTCTCTTATATCCCAAACACAGCCGAAACCGCATTTTACGGTATGATTGAAGGCGTAAGAGATGCCTGTGATAAAATAAAAATTGAAAAGATAAAGAAGCTGGGCAGTGATATCACCGACGAAAAACTCGAGAAGATCATGCAAGTAGAACCCCGCTTTGAAAAGATGGCTATCAAAGACGTCAAAATGAGGACCTTTATTGCCGATGACGAAAGTCGCGACGACTTGGTGGCTCACGTCTACGATGTCACCTACGGAATCGTTAAAAACCAAGAAGACACCTTGGTAGTCATTGACGACTCTATTGTCAGAGGAACCACTCTGAAAAAAAGTATCCTCAAAATATTAGACAGGTTACATCCCAAAAAGATCATCATTGTATCATCGGCTCCTCAAATCAGATATCCGGACTGCTATGGAATAGACATGGCCAAACTAGGAGATTTCTGTGCATTCCGTGCAGCCATCGAGCTGCTTAAGGATAGAGGCATGAAAAACATTATTGATGATGTTTATAAAAAATGCAAGGAACAACAAAACCTTCCCAAAGAAGAAATTGTAAATTACGTTTGTGAGATCTACAAACCTTTTAGCCCTCAAGAAGTATCTGACAAAATAGCCGAGATGCTCAAACCGCACGACATAGATGCTGAAGTAAGTATCGTTTACCAATCGGTGGAGAACCTTCACAAGGCATGTCCAAACGACAAAGGAGACTGGTATTTCACAGGTAACTATCCAACACCTGGTGGCAACAAAGTGGTCAACACTTCGTTCATCAACTTTATGGAAGGACGAAACGCCAGGGCCTACTAA
- a CDS encoding GNAT family N-acetyltransferase, producing the protein MESTEGVISKRIWVNNNICLRAIELSDAPIIFNTIDTQRAYLSEWLPFVRLTLDPQDTVNFVHTVMEAAQKGDEFVYVVELNGEFVGVINIRVLSSANRIVDIGYWLSEHFQKKGVISSAVVSLCNYAFDQLNMNRIQIRCGKGNMSSKKVPQRLGFTYEGIIREGEWVNDKYIDLESYSLLKKERHKLPVWLLNTSK; encoded by the coding sequence ATGGAAAGTACTGAAGGTGTTATTTCGAAAAGAATTTGGGTGAATAATAATATCTGTTTACGAGCTATTGAGTTGAGTGATGCCCCTATTATTTTTAATACAATTGATACACAAAGGGCTTACTTGTCAGAGTGGTTGCCTTTTGTGCGTTTGACTCTTGATCCTCAGGATACGGTGAACTTTGTACATACTGTGATGGAGGCTGCACAAAAAGGAGATGAATTTGTATATGTTGTTGAATTGAATGGGGAGTTTGTTGGTGTAATCAATATTAGAGTGCTGAGTAGTGCTAACCGGATAGTGGATATAGGTTATTGGCTTTCAGAGCATTTTCAAAAGAAAGGGGTGATTAGTAGTGCTGTTGTATCCTTGTGTAATTATGCTTTTGATCAGCTCAATATGAATAGAATTCAAATTCGTTGTGGTAAGGGAAATATGTCCAGTAAAAAGGTTCCGCAGCGTTTGGGCTTTACCTATGAGGGGATTATCAGGGAAGGTGAATGGGTGAATGATAAGTATATTGATTTGGAATCTTATTCATTATTGAAAAAAGAACGACATAAGCTTCCGGTCTGGTTGTTGAATACGTCTAAATAA
- a CDS encoding serine hydrolase domain-containing protein, translating into MMRKFVIGCCVLVGILGITYAFLPYYAQNALVNLFPGIDDYHIFDNRTVRAARPNPWGFSQDYMQFTLLPHERDSLEHYESVAYLIIQDDSIVYEEYWDEYNEQSLSNSFSAAKSIVSLLIGAAIMDGYIDNVNQYVGDFIPEYKEKPNDQLKIKDLLTMSSGLNWQESYTSPFSITTQAYYGKHVNQLVRDLKVVEKPGVAFNYKSGNTQLLALILKNAVGKSLSDYASEKLWVPLGAENDALWSMDQSKGDEKAYCCFNSNARDFARIGKVVLHKGNINGQQLITEKYMTESITPASYLVDHEDKEEVDFYGYQWWLLNLEGEQIPYARGIYGQYIIVLKNENAIVVRLGHKRSKVKIHHHPSDLYAYVLTAKRILHERNHLKK; encoded by the coding sequence ATGATGCGAAAATTTGTCATTGGATGTTGTGTATTGGTTGGTATACTGGGGATAACTTATGCCTTCTTGCCATATTATGCACAAAACGCATTGGTCAACCTGTTTCCCGGAATTGATGACTATCACATATTTGATAATAGAACAGTAAGGGCCGCAAGGCCTAATCCTTGGGGCTTTTCACAAGATTATATGCAGTTTACTTTGCTGCCGCATGAGAGAGATAGCTTAGAACATTATGAGTCGGTTGCTTATCTGATCATACAAGATGACTCAATTGTGTATGAAGAGTACTGGGATGAATATAATGAGCAGTCATTGTCAAATTCATTTTCAGCAGCAAAAAGTATAGTGAGTTTACTGATTGGGGCAGCCATTATGGATGGGTATATTGATAATGTGAACCAATATGTGGGCGATTTTATACCCGAGTACAAAGAGAAACCCAATGATCAGTTGAAAATAAAAGATTTGCTGACCATGAGCTCCGGCTTGAACTGGCAGGAGAGCTATACGAGCCCTTTCTCCATTACTACGCAGGCTTATTATGGTAAACATGTAAATCAACTGGTGAGGGATTTAAAGGTGGTTGAAAAGCCCGGTGTAGCGTTTAATTATAAAAGCGGAAATACGCAGCTGCTGGCTTTAATACTGAAAAATGCAGTGGGTAAAAGTTTGTCGGACTATGCTTCAGAAAAATTATGGGTGCCGTTGGGCGCAGAAAATGATGCACTTTGGAGTATGGATCAATCCAAAGGTGATGAAAAAGCCTATTGTTGTTTTAATAGCAATGCCCGCGACTTTGCCCGTATTGGTAAAGTGGTGCTTCATAAAGGAAATATTAATGGTCAGCAGCTAATAACAGAAAAGTATATGACAGAATCCATCACCCCTGCCAGTTATTTAGTGGATCATGAAGATAAAGAAGAAGTGGATTTTTATGGTTATCAGTGGTGGTTGTTGAATCTTGAAGGAGAACAGATACCATATGCCAGAGGTATTTATGGACAGTATATTATTGTTCTTAAAAATGAAAATGCCATTGTAGTTCGCCTGGGACATAAGCGCAGCAAGGTTAAGATACATCATCATCCGAGCGATCTGTATGCCTATGTTTTAACCGCAAAACGGATATTACACGAAAGAAATCATCTTAAAAAATAA
- a CDS encoding dihydrolipoyl dehydrogenase family protein encodes MKEYDLIVIGSGPAGFSAAMRALDFGLKICIVEGAHLGGAGIMNGALTSKTMYELSMDYAVAARTDRGYRSGSLSVDFEMVIKTVIHAAKEKQYQMLSQIETFSEEKSSSGSLCLKKGWAKFVDPYTITVTGHDATETLKAKNFVIATGAKPRKAPGLEIDHERIINSDDLLSLKKFPERMLIIGSGIIGCEIATIFSNFKQTEVHLLDRANRVLPYEDDDVSQFVSKNLEDNGVIIHHTAHLRTINKYPDHLEVILDYDAGNSKVIEVDVALVAIGRVANTEKLGLSNIGVQATERGTIEIADHCVLRDGNNICHIYAAGDISGHTQLYSVAEFQGRLAAEQIADTPSYPLDYSHMSTLMFFKPELASVGLNEKQLREKKIAHKVAYYSNKLVNRAIAMRSTNGFIKIIVSNEEQPRILGMRAGGPQASAYIVSVAHLINQGNSLQEVLKIFYPHPSLAEGIQECLRALSGKSIYKPEAFPEYIKFKEWVPEDELV; translated from the coding sequence ATGAAGGAATATGATTTGATTGTTATTGGCTCCGGGCCAGCTGGTTTTTCGGCGGCTATGCGTGCATTGGATTTTGGACTGAAGATATGTATTGTGGAGGGAGCTCACTTGGGGGGTGCCGGTATTATGAATGGTGCCCTGACTTCTAAAACGATGTATGAGCTGAGTATGGATTATGCCGTTGCAGCCAGGACAGACCGGGGCTACCGCTCGGGGAGTTTAAGTGTTGATTTTGAAATGGTCATTAAAACGGTGATTCATGCTGCCAAGGAAAAGCAATATCAGATGCTTAGTCAAATAGAAACCTTCTCTGAAGAGAAGTCGAGTTCCGGTTCTCTTTGTCTGAAGAAAGGTTGGGCTAAGTTTGTAGACCCTTATACCATAACAGTGACCGGACATGATGCAACTGAAACACTGAAAGCCAAAAATTTTGTCATCGCAACAGGTGCTAAGCCTCGAAAAGCGCCGGGCTTAGAGATTGATCATGAACGAATCATTAATTCGGATGACCTGCTGAGTTTGAAGAAATTTCCTGAACGCATGCTGATCATCGGGTCGGGTATTATTGGTTGCGAAATAGCCACTATTTTTAGCAATTTTAAACAAACCGAGGTGCACCTGTTAGATCGTGCCAATCGTGTTTTACCCTATGAAGATGATGATGTAAGTCAGTTTGTTTCCAAAAACTTGGAGGATAATGGAGTGATTATTCATCATACGGCTCACCTTAGAACCATTAATAAGTATCCTGATCATTTGGAGGTTATTTTGGATTATGATGCGGGTAATAGTAAGGTGATAGAGGTGGATGTGGCATTGGTGGCCATCGGAAGGGTGGCCAATACCGAAAAGCTTGGGTTAAGTAACATTGGTGTTCAAGCCACCGAGAGAGGAACAATTGAAATAGCTGATCATTGTGTGTTAAGGGATGGCAATAATATCTGTCATATTTATGCGGCCGGTGATATATCAGGACATACGCAATTGTATAGTGTGGCTGAATTTCAAGGCCGACTGGCGGCCGAGCAAATAGCAGATACGCCCAGTTATCCATTGGATTATTCTCATATGTCGACTTTGATGTTTTTTAAACCAGAGCTTGCATCTGTGGGACTCAATGAAAAACAATTACGAGAGAAAAAGATAGCGCATAAAGTGGCTTATTATTCTAATAAGTTGGTAAACAGGGCTATTGCCATGAGGAGTACCAATGGGTTTATAAAAATTATTGTGAGTAATGAGGAGCAGCCTCGAATATTAGGAATGCGTGCTGGAGGACCTCAAGCTTCGGCTTATATTGTTTCTGTGGCTCACCTGATTAATCAAGGCAATAGCCTGCAGGAGGTGCTTAAGATTTTTTATCCTCACCCCAGCCTTGCGGAGGGTATTCAGGAATGTTTAAGAGCCTTGAGTGGAAAATCTATCTATAAGCCTGAGGCTTTCCCCGAATATATCAAATTTAAAGAGTGGGTGCCGGAGGATGAGCTTGTTTAA